In the genome of Patescibacteria group bacterium, one region contains:
- a CDS encoding glycosyltransferase produces MKLDIILRTHSTGNLRPGTRFLQVPKEQLVLTCTTSLINSANLVSPDDHEIKIVIVDDHSTESCVAGLKRILATSKHPTQLIQIEQPGHAASLMACYEYGRDHARDVIYFIEDDYLHFPSAISEMIEMYDWVKASLGDKEVALLANDDPDSYRNPWMEPARIVLGKYRHWRTNLFSTSSFWFSKKTLLKYWDIYMRHTHYGEHEVIHEGTTVDRVWRHSVQLFTPIPSLAVHMEYTDNIAPFVYWEGLWKSIIVP; encoded by the coding sequence ATGAAATTAGATATTATTTTACGAACTCATTCTACAGGTAACTTGCGACCAGGCACACGTTTTCTACAAGTACCAAAAGAACAGTTGGTTTTAACATGTACCACTTCACTCATAAATTCTGCGAATCTCGTTTCGCCAGATGACCACGAAATAAAAATAGTAATAGTAGATGATCACTCAACAGAATCATGCGTTGCTGGCTTGAAAAGAATTTTAGCAACTTCAAAACATCCAACACAACTAATTCAGATAGAACAACCGGGGCATGCTGCATCGCTTATGGCTTGCTATGAATATGGTAGAGATCATGCTCGAGATGTTATCTATTTTATTGAAGATGATTACCTTCACTTTCCGTCTGCGATCTCTGAAATGATTGAAATGTACGATTGGGTAAAGGCTAGCCTGGGTGATAAAGAAGTTGCGCTCTTAGCAAATGATGATCCTGATAGTTATCGTAATCCTTGGATGGAACCAGCAAGGATTGTATTAGGTAAGTATCGTCATTGGAGAACAAACTTGTTTTCTACTAGCTCATTTTGGTTTTCAAAAAAAACACTGCTTAAGTATTGGGACATTTATATGCGGCATACACATTACGGGGAACATGAAGTGATTCATGAGGGTACGACTGTCGATAGAGTATGGCGACATTCTGTTCAATTGTTTACTCCAATACCATCATTAGCTGTTCATATGGAATACACAGACAATATTGCTCCATTTGTTTATTGGGAAGGCCTGTGGAAAAGTATTATAGTGCCGTAG
- a CDS encoding aminoacyl--tRNA ligase-related protein yields the protein MKQSFLFTKTRREAPKDEVSKNAQLLIRAGYIHKEMAGVYSYLPLGLKVLNNIENVIREEMNAIEGQEVQLTALQDKNKWEAVDRWDDKNVDVWFKTKLKNDTDISLAYTHEPAITVVMKDYITSYRDLPQYPYQFQTKFRNETRAKSGIFRGREFLMKDLYSFSKTQEELDTFYEKAIVAYKNIFNRVGLGDKTYLTLASGGSFGSKYSHEFQTLTGAGEDNIYIHKGKNIAINDEVYNDETLEMLGIKKEELIQDKSVEVGNIYKLGTFYSGPLELKYTTSTGESKEVIMGSYGIGLGRVMGTIVEVLSDEKGIVWPESIAPFKIHLILLGGKDDKAKNYADELYKKLSEKNVEVLYDDRDARAGEKFADSDLIGIPYRVIVSDKGMEAGKLEMKVRKTGEIQSITEEELFTL from the coding sequence ATGAAACAATCTTTTCTTTTCACAAAAACACGTCGGGAAGCACCAAAAGACGAAGTCTCAAAAAATGCTCAGCTTCTTATTAGAGCCGGATATATTCACAAAGAAATGGCAGGTGTGTATTCTTATTTACCACTTGGACTAAAAGTTTTAAATAATATTGAGAATGTTATTCGAGAAGAAATGAATGCAATAGAAGGACAGGAAGTACAACTTACTGCGCTACAAGATAAAAATAAATGGGAAGCAGTAGATCGATGGGATGATAAGAATGTTGATGTATGGTTTAAGACTAAGTTAAAAAACGATACAGATATTAGTCTTGCGTATACTCATGAACCTGCAATTACTGTAGTAATGAAAGATTATATAACTTCATATAGAGATCTCCCTCAATATCCATATCAGTTTCAAACTAAATTTCGAAATGAAACACGAGCAAAAAGTGGAATCTTTCGTGGTAGAGAATTCTTGATGAAAGATTTGTATTCTTTCTCTAAAACTCAAGAAGAACTCGATACATTTTATGAGAAAGCTATTGTTGCATACAAAAATATATTTAATCGTGTGGGTCTTGGAGATAAAACATATTTAACATTAGCAAGTGGTGGATCATTTGGTTCAAAATATTCTCATGAATTTCAAACACTTACTGGAGCAGGGGAAGATAATATCTATATCCATAAAGGGAAAAATATAGCTATTAACGATGAAGTCTACAATGATGAAACTCTTGAAATGCTAGGTATTAAAAAAGAAGAATTAATACAGGATAAATCAGTTGAAGTAGGAAATATCTACAAACTAGGGACATTTTATTCAGGACCACTTGAATTGAAATACACAACAAGTACAGGTGAAAGTAAGGAAGTTATTATGGGTAGTTATGGTATTGGTTTGGGACGTGTTATGGGAACCATAGTAGAAGTATTATCTGACGAAAAAGGTATTGTTTGGCCAGAAAGTATAGCACCATTTAAAATTCACCTTATATTACTTGGTGGAAAAGATGATAAAGCAAAAAACTATGCTGATGAGCTCTACAAAAAGCTTAGTGAAAAAAATGTTGAAGTGCTTTATGACGATAGAGACGCTCGAGCAGGAGAAAAGTTTGCAGATTCAGATCTGATAGGAATTCCATATAGAGTAATAGTAAGTGACAAGGGAATGGAAGCTGGAAAACTAGAAATGAAAGTACGAAAGACAGGAGAGATACAAAGTATTACCGAAGAAGAACTGTTCACCCTATAA